Proteins found in one uncultured Fusobacterium sp. genomic segment:
- a CDS encoding M15 family metallopeptidase, translated as MNNLSNVNYKLALVVGYALGISKIDFFVNEGFRTQEKQQEYYKKGVSKVDGVKIKSQHQLGRAIDIYYVGWRKDKDDNEKWRLLIDTFRTVGKQLGIKLIFGYDWGCDKPHIELARGE; from the coding sequence TTGAACAATCTTTCCAATGTAAATTACAAACTTGCCTTAGTTGTAGGTTACGCCTTAGGTATCTCAAAAATAGATTTTTTTGTAAATGAGGGGTTTAGAACACAGGAGAAACAGCAGGAGTACTACAAAAAGGGGGTATCCAAAGTTGATGGGGTAAAAATTAAATCTCAGCACCAACTTGGGAGGGCAATAGATATATATTATGTTGGCTGGAGAAAAGACAAGGACGATAATGAGAAATGGAGATTGTTAATAGATACATTTAGAACAGTGGGAAAGCAGTTGGGAATAAAATTAATTTTTGGTTACGATTGGGGTTGTGATAAGCCACATATTGAGTTAGCAAGAGGTGAATAA
- a CDS encoding DIP1984 family protein: MKLAEALNNRADLKKRLFQLKERLLRNSKVQEGEEPSENPEDLLIEVNSCLAELELLIKKINKTNSCTFYGDKTITDLIAERDVLSLNLSIKREFLKDASEKIDRYSNTEVKILSTVNIKEKQKEIDKLSKILRETDMKIQELNWTTELQD, from the coding sequence ATGAAATTAGCAGAGGCATTAAATAACAGAGCTGATCTAAAGAAAAGATTATTTCAATTAAAAGAGAGACTTTTAAGAAACTCTAAGGTTCAAGAGGGGGAAGAGCCTTCTGAAAATCCTGAAGATCTATTAATAGAGGTAAACTCTTGTTTAGCAGAGCTTGAACTTCTTATAAAAAAGATCAATAAAACAAATAGTTGCACTTTTTATGGGGATAAAACTATCACTGATCTAATTGCTGAAAGAGATGTGTTATCTCTAAACCTATCTATTAAGAGGGAGTTTTTAAAAGATGCAAGTGAAAAGATAGATAGATACTCAAATACAGAGGTTAAGATTTTAAGTACAGTAAATATCAAGGAAAAGCAAAAGGAGATTGATAAGCTTTCTAAGATTTTAAGGGAAACTGATATGAAAATCCAAGAACTAAACTGGACAACAGAGTTACAAGATTAA